One genomic window of Hirundo rustica isolate bHirRus1 chromosome 13, bHirRus1.pri.v3, whole genome shotgun sequence includes the following:
- the PRC1 gene encoding protein regulator of cytokinesis 1 isoform X6, which yields MERGAKRKSEVLAAEAVCCLNRAMATLRDIWEEIGIPEEQRLERTDAVRKHIKSLLDMMVAEEESLKERLLKSIVLCRKELDTLCKELQLGSFETEEECTILQMEKNLRTHVEVLQKQKRDRKQELKALQEQDRDLCDILCTALFSIDTGSVPSLEDLDRYRRHVASLNTLKEQRREEFVTNKRQIILLMEELDHTPDTSFERDVVCEDEEAFCLSEDNIMALQNLLQQLEGRRALNEAVCAELRTRIVALWERLQIPQEERESSAVHLAGSRVKTRRALQQEVDRLEELKLQNMKSVIQAIRAELADYWDKCFYSPEQRESFSPFYDEDYTETLLELHDAEVGKMKLYYETHKDLFEAVQKWEENWKLFLELESKATDPSRFTNRGGNLLKEEKQRAKLQKTLSRLQEELERKVQSWEQEFKGAFLVKGQQFMEYVSEQWQLYRLEKEKEKQERHLKKSQQMETEMLYGSTPRTPIKRRMLSPHAPAKLHGTSTISATPNSTVRSAFGGAISHSPTSRLPPSGKKFGWARTPTRTAAKPPRPKLRERNKENVSQLDGTTLSARTFKGFQL from the exons atGGAGCGCGGAGCGAAGAGGAAAAG CGAGGTGCTGGCGGCCGAGGCCGTGTGCTGCCTGAATCGGGCCATGGCGACGCTGCGGGACATCTGGGAGGAGATCGGTATTCCCGAGGAGCAGCGCCTGGAGCGCACTGACGCCGTCAGGAAGCACATCAAG AGCCTCCTGGATATGATGGTGGCGGAGGAGGAAAGCCTGAAGGAGCGTCTGCTAAAGAGCATCGTCCTGTGTCGGAAGGAGCTGGACACCCTGTGCAAGGAGCTCCAGCTGGGCTCCTTTGAG ACAGAGGAGGAATGTACCATCCTGCAGATGGAGAAAAACCTGCGCACCCACGTGGAGGTGCTACAGAAGCAGAAGCGGGACCggaagcaggagctgaaggCCCTGCAGGAACAGGACCGAGACCTGTGTGACAtcctgtgcacagctctgtTCAGCATCGACACCGGGAGCGTGCCCAGCCTGGAGGACCTGGACCGCTACCGGCGCCATGTGGCCTCCCTCAACACCCTGAAG GAGCAAAGACGAGAAGAATTTGTCACCAACAAGCGTCAGATCATTCTGCTCATGGAGGAGCTGGACCACACCCCGGACACCAGCTTTGAGCGGGACGTGGTgtgtgaggatgaggaggcaTTCTGCCTGTCCGAGGACAACATCATGGCCCTCCAGAACCTGCTGCAGCAG ctggaaggCCGGCGGGCCCTGAACGAGGCCGTGTGCGCAGAGCTGCGCACCAGGATCGTCGCACTCTGGGAAAGGCTGCAGATCCCACAGGAGGAAAGAGAGTCCTCAGCCGTGCACCTGGCCGGGTCCAGAGTCAAAACTAGGAGAGCT ctgcagcaggaagtgGACCGTCTGGAGGAGCTGAAGTTGCAGAACATGAAATCCGTGATCCAGGCAATCCGGGCAGAGCTGGCTGACTACTGGGACAAATGCTTCTACAGCCCggagcagagggaaagcttCAGCCCCTTCTATGATG AGGATTACACAGAGACCCTGCTCGAGCTGCATGACGCTGAGGTGGGCAAAATGAAGCTCTACTATGAAACACACAAAGATCTGTTTGAGGCTGTGCAGAAGTGGGAGGAGAACTGGAAGCTGTTCCTGGAGCTGGAG AGTAAAGCAACTGACCCCAGTCGCTTCACCAATCGTGGAGGAAACCTTctgaaggaggagaagcagcgAGCAAAGCTGCAGAAGACGCTGTCTAGG ctgcaggaggagctggagagaaaggtccagagctgggagcaggagttCAAGGGAGCTTTCCTGGTGAAGGGGCAGCAGTTCATGGAGTATGTGTCAGAGCAGTGGCAGCTGTACCGTctagagaaggagaaggagaagcaggagcGG cacctgAAGAAGAGCCAGCAAATGGAGACGGAGATGCTGTACGGCAGCACCCCACGGACACCCATCAAGCGGCGCATGCTCAGCCCCCACGCACCTGCCAAA cTCCACGGCACCTCCACCATCAGCGCCACACCCAACAGCACTGTTCGCTCAGCCTTTGGGGGAGCCATCTCCCACTCGCCCACATCTCGGCTGCCACCCTCTGGGAAGAAG TTTGGCTGGGCCCGGACCCCCACCCGCACGGCAGCGAAGCCCCCCCGACCCAAGCTGAGGGAGCGGAACAAGGAAAATGTGTCCCAGCTGGATGGAACCACCCTGAGCG CGCGGACTTTCAAAGGCTTCCAGCTTTGA
- the PRC1 gene encoding protein regulator of cytokinesis 1 isoform X4 has translation MERGAKRKSEVLAAEAVCCLNRAMATLRDIWEEIGIPEEQRLERTDAVRKHIKSLLDMMVAEEESLKERLLKSIVLCRKELDTLCKELQLGSFETEEECTILQMEKNLRTHVEVLQKQKRDRKQELKALQEQDRDLCDILCTALFSIDTGSVPSLEDLDRYRRHVASLNTLKEQRREEFVTNKRQIILLMEELDHTPDTSFERDVVCEDEEAFCLSEDNIMALQNLLQQLEGRRALNEAVCAELRTRIVALWERLQIPQEERESSAVHLAGSRVKTRRALQQEVDRLEELKLQNMKSVIQAIRAELADYWDKCFYSPEQRESFSPFYDEDYTETLLELHDAEVGKMKLYYETHKDLFEAVQKWEENWKLFLELESKATDPSRFTNRGGNLLKEEKQRAKLQKTLSRLQEELERKVQSWEQEFKGAFLVKGQQFMEYVSEQWQLYRLEKEKEKQERHLKKSQQMETEMLYGSTPRTPIKRRMLSPHAPAKLHGTSTISATPNSTVRSAFGGAISHSPTSRLPPSGKKFGWARTPTRTAAKPPRPKLRERNKENVSQLDGTTLSGGCTPRAPAQRNHSRGLSKASSFENTSNVLNSTTNNAA, from the exons atGGAGCGCGGAGCGAAGAGGAAAAG CGAGGTGCTGGCGGCCGAGGCCGTGTGCTGCCTGAATCGGGCCATGGCGACGCTGCGGGACATCTGGGAGGAGATCGGTATTCCCGAGGAGCAGCGCCTGGAGCGCACTGACGCCGTCAGGAAGCACATCAAG AGCCTCCTGGATATGATGGTGGCGGAGGAGGAAAGCCTGAAGGAGCGTCTGCTAAAGAGCATCGTCCTGTGTCGGAAGGAGCTGGACACCCTGTGCAAGGAGCTCCAGCTGGGCTCCTTTGAG ACAGAGGAGGAATGTACCATCCTGCAGATGGAGAAAAACCTGCGCACCCACGTGGAGGTGCTACAGAAGCAGAAGCGGGACCggaagcaggagctgaaggCCCTGCAGGAACAGGACCGAGACCTGTGTGACAtcctgtgcacagctctgtTCAGCATCGACACCGGGAGCGTGCCCAGCCTGGAGGACCTGGACCGCTACCGGCGCCATGTGGCCTCCCTCAACACCCTGAAG GAGCAAAGACGAGAAGAATTTGTCACCAACAAGCGTCAGATCATTCTGCTCATGGAGGAGCTGGACCACACCCCGGACACCAGCTTTGAGCGGGACGTGGTgtgtgaggatgaggaggcaTTCTGCCTGTCCGAGGACAACATCATGGCCCTCCAGAACCTGCTGCAGCAG ctggaaggCCGGCGGGCCCTGAACGAGGCCGTGTGCGCAGAGCTGCGCACCAGGATCGTCGCACTCTGGGAAAGGCTGCAGATCCCACAGGAGGAAAGAGAGTCCTCAGCCGTGCACCTGGCCGGGTCCAGAGTCAAAACTAGGAGAGCT ctgcagcaggaagtgGACCGTCTGGAGGAGCTGAAGTTGCAGAACATGAAATCCGTGATCCAGGCAATCCGGGCAGAGCTGGCTGACTACTGGGACAAATGCTTCTACAGCCCggagcagagggaaagcttCAGCCCCTTCTATGATG AGGATTACACAGAGACCCTGCTCGAGCTGCATGACGCTGAGGTGGGCAAAATGAAGCTCTACTATGAAACACACAAAGATCTGTTTGAGGCTGTGCAGAAGTGGGAGGAGAACTGGAAGCTGTTCCTGGAGCTGGAG AGTAAAGCAACTGACCCCAGTCGCTTCACCAATCGTGGAGGAAACCTTctgaaggaggagaagcagcgAGCAAAGCTGCAGAAGACGCTGTCTAGG ctgcaggaggagctggagagaaaggtccagagctgggagcaggagttCAAGGGAGCTTTCCTGGTGAAGGGGCAGCAGTTCATGGAGTATGTGTCAGAGCAGTGGCAGCTGTACCGTctagagaaggagaaggagaagcaggagcGG cacctgAAGAAGAGCCAGCAAATGGAGACGGAGATGCTGTACGGCAGCACCCCACGGACACCCATCAAGCGGCGCATGCTCAGCCCCCACGCACCTGCCAAA cTCCACGGCACCTCCACCATCAGCGCCACACCCAACAGCACTGTTCGCTCAGCCTTTGGGGGAGCCATCTCCCACTCGCCCACATCTCGGCTGCCACCCTCTGGGAAGAAG TTTGGCTGGGCCCGGACCCCCACCCGCACGGCAGCGAAGCCCCCCCGACCCAAGCTGAGGGAGCGGAACAAGGAAAATGTGTCCCAGCTGGATGGAACCACCCTGAGCGGTGGGTGCACCCCCAGAGCCCCTGCCCAGCGTAACCACAGC CGCGGACTTTCAAAGGCTTCCAGCTTTGAAAACACCTCGAATGTTCTCAACTCCACCACCAACAATGCAGCGTGA
- the PRC1 gene encoding protein regulator of cytokinesis 1 isoform X3 → MERGAKRKSEVLAAEAVCCLNRAMATLRDIWEEIGIPEEQRLERTDAVRKHIKSLLDMMVAEEESLKERLLKSIVLCRKELDTLCKELQLGSFETEEECTILQMEKNLRTHVEVLQKQKRDRKQELKALQEQDRDLCDILCTALFSIDTGSVPSLEDLDRYRRHVASLNTLKEQRREEFVTNKRQIILLMEELDHTPDTSFERDVVCEDEEAFCLSEDNIMALQNLLQQLEGRRALNEAVCAELRTRIVALWERLQIPQEERESSAVHLAGSRVKTRRALQQEVDRLEELKLQNMKSVIQAIRAELADYWDKCFYSPEQRESFSPFYDEDYTETLLELHDAEVGKMKLYYETHKDLFEAVQKWEENWKLFLELESKATDPSRFTNRGGNLLKEEKQRAKLQKTLSRLQEELERKVQSWEQEFKGAFLVKGQQFMEYVSEQWQLYRLEKEKEKQERHLKKSQQMETEMLYGSTPRTPIKRRMLSPHAPAKVSKLHGTSTISATPNSTVRSAFGGAISHSPTSRLPPSGKKFGWARTPTRTAAKPPRPKLRERNKENVSQLDGTTLSGGCTPRAPAQRNHSRGLSKASSFENTSNVLNSTTNNAA, encoded by the exons atGGAGCGCGGAGCGAAGAGGAAAAG CGAGGTGCTGGCGGCCGAGGCCGTGTGCTGCCTGAATCGGGCCATGGCGACGCTGCGGGACATCTGGGAGGAGATCGGTATTCCCGAGGAGCAGCGCCTGGAGCGCACTGACGCCGTCAGGAAGCACATCAAG AGCCTCCTGGATATGATGGTGGCGGAGGAGGAAAGCCTGAAGGAGCGTCTGCTAAAGAGCATCGTCCTGTGTCGGAAGGAGCTGGACACCCTGTGCAAGGAGCTCCAGCTGGGCTCCTTTGAG ACAGAGGAGGAATGTACCATCCTGCAGATGGAGAAAAACCTGCGCACCCACGTGGAGGTGCTACAGAAGCAGAAGCGGGACCggaagcaggagctgaaggCCCTGCAGGAACAGGACCGAGACCTGTGTGACAtcctgtgcacagctctgtTCAGCATCGACACCGGGAGCGTGCCCAGCCTGGAGGACCTGGACCGCTACCGGCGCCATGTGGCCTCCCTCAACACCCTGAAG GAGCAAAGACGAGAAGAATTTGTCACCAACAAGCGTCAGATCATTCTGCTCATGGAGGAGCTGGACCACACCCCGGACACCAGCTTTGAGCGGGACGTGGTgtgtgaggatgaggaggcaTTCTGCCTGTCCGAGGACAACATCATGGCCCTCCAGAACCTGCTGCAGCAG ctggaaggCCGGCGGGCCCTGAACGAGGCCGTGTGCGCAGAGCTGCGCACCAGGATCGTCGCACTCTGGGAAAGGCTGCAGATCCCACAGGAGGAAAGAGAGTCCTCAGCCGTGCACCTGGCCGGGTCCAGAGTCAAAACTAGGAGAGCT ctgcagcaggaagtgGACCGTCTGGAGGAGCTGAAGTTGCAGAACATGAAATCCGTGATCCAGGCAATCCGGGCAGAGCTGGCTGACTACTGGGACAAATGCTTCTACAGCCCggagcagagggaaagcttCAGCCCCTTCTATGATG AGGATTACACAGAGACCCTGCTCGAGCTGCATGACGCTGAGGTGGGCAAAATGAAGCTCTACTATGAAACACACAAAGATCTGTTTGAGGCTGTGCAGAAGTGGGAGGAGAACTGGAAGCTGTTCCTGGAGCTGGAG AGTAAAGCAACTGACCCCAGTCGCTTCACCAATCGTGGAGGAAACCTTctgaaggaggagaagcagcgAGCAAAGCTGCAGAAGACGCTGTCTAGG ctgcaggaggagctggagagaaaggtccagagctgggagcaggagttCAAGGGAGCTTTCCTGGTGAAGGGGCAGCAGTTCATGGAGTATGTGTCAGAGCAGTGGCAGCTGTACCGTctagagaaggagaaggagaagcaggagcGG cacctgAAGAAGAGCCAGCAAATGGAGACGGAGATGCTGTACGGCAGCACCCCACGGACACCCATCAAGCGGCGCATGCTCAGCCCCCACGCACCTGCCAAAGTAAGCAAG cTCCACGGCACCTCCACCATCAGCGCCACACCCAACAGCACTGTTCGCTCAGCCTTTGGGGGAGCCATCTCCCACTCGCCCACATCTCGGCTGCCACCCTCTGGGAAGAAG TTTGGCTGGGCCCGGACCCCCACCCGCACGGCAGCGAAGCCCCCCCGACCCAAGCTGAGGGAGCGGAACAAGGAAAATGTGTCCCAGCTGGATGGAACCACCCTGAGCGGTGGGTGCACCCCCAGAGCCCCTGCCCAGCGTAACCACAGC CGCGGACTTTCAAAGGCTTCCAGCTTTGAAAACACCTCGAATGTTCTCAACTCCACCACCAACAATGCAGCGTGA
- the PRC1 gene encoding protein regulator of cytokinesis 1 isoform X1, giving the protein MERGAKRKSEVLAAEAVCCLNRAMATLRDIWEEIGIPEEQRLERTDAVRKHIKSLLDMMVAEEESLKERLLKSIVLCRKELDTLCKELQLGSFETEEECTILQMEKNLRTHVEVLQKQKRDRKQELKALQEQDRDLCDILCTALFSIDTGSVPSLEDLDRYRRHVASLNTLKEQRREEFVTNKRQIILLMEELDHTPDTSFERDVVCEDEEAFCLSEDNIMALQNLLQQLEGRRALNEAVCAELRTRIVALWERLQIPQEERESSAVHLAGSRVKTRRALQQEVDRLEELKLQNMKSVIQAIRAELADYWDKCFYSPEQRESFSPFYDEDYTETLLELHDAEVGKMKLYYETHKDLFEAVQKWEENWKLFLELESKATDPSRFTNRGGNLLKEEKQRAKLQKTLSRLQEELERKVQSWEQEFKGAFLVKGQQFMEYVSEQWQLYRLEKEKEKQERHLKKSQQMETEMLYGSTPRTPIKRRMLSPHAPAKVSKLHGTSTISATPNSTVRSAFGGAISHSPTSRLPPSGKKFGWARTPTRTAAKPPRPKLRERNKENVSQLDGTTLSGGCTPRAPAQRNHSVSSVASTYSEFARGLSKASSFENTSNVLNSTTNNAA; this is encoded by the exons atGGAGCGCGGAGCGAAGAGGAAAAG CGAGGTGCTGGCGGCCGAGGCCGTGTGCTGCCTGAATCGGGCCATGGCGACGCTGCGGGACATCTGGGAGGAGATCGGTATTCCCGAGGAGCAGCGCCTGGAGCGCACTGACGCCGTCAGGAAGCACATCAAG AGCCTCCTGGATATGATGGTGGCGGAGGAGGAAAGCCTGAAGGAGCGTCTGCTAAAGAGCATCGTCCTGTGTCGGAAGGAGCTGGACACCCTGTGCAAGGAGCTCCAGCTGGGCTCCTTTGAG ACAGAGGAGGAATGTACCATCCTGCAGATGGAGAAAAACCTGCGCACCCACGTGGAGGTGCTACAGAAGCAGAAGCGGGACCggaagcaggagctgaaggCCCTGCAGGAACAGGACCGAGACCTGTGTGACAtcctgtgcacagctctgtTCAGCATCGACACCGGGAGCGTGCCCAGCCTGGAGGACCTGGACCGCTACCGGCGCCATGTGGCCTCCCTCAACACCCTGAAG GAGCAAAGACGAGAAGAATTTGTCACCAACAAGCGTCAGATCATTCTGCTCATGGAGGAGCTGGACCACACCCCGGACACCAGCTTTGAGCGGGACGTGGTgtgtgaggatgaggaggcaTTCTGCCTGTCCGAGGACAACATCATGGCCCTCCAGAACCTGCTGCAGCAG ctggaaggCCGGCGGGCCCTGAACGAGGCCGTGTGCGCAGAGCTGCGCACCAGGATCGTCGCACTCTGGGAAAGGCTGCAGATCCCACAGGAGGAAAGAGAGTCCTCAGCCGTGCACCTGGCCGGGTCCAGAGTCAAAACTAGGAGAGCT ctgcagcaggaagtgGACCGTCTGGAGGAGCTGAAGTTGCAGAACATGAAATCCGTGATCCAGGCAATCCGGGCAGAGCTGGCTGACTACTGGGACAAATGCTTCTACAGCCCggagcagagggaaagcttCAGCCCCTTCTATGATG AGGATTACACAGAGACCCTGCTCGAGCTGCATGACGCTGAGGTGGGCAAAATGAAGCTCTACTATGAAACACACAAAGATCTGTTTGAGGCTGTGCAGAAGTGGGAGGAGAACTGGAAGCTGTTCCTGGAGCTGGAG AGTAAAGCAACTGACCCCAGTCGCTTCACCAATCGTGGAGGAAACCTTctgaaggaggagaagcagcgAGCAAAGCTGCAGAAGACGCTGTCTAGG ctgcaggaggagctggagagaaaggtccagagctgggagcaggagttCAAGGGAGCTTTCCTGGTGAAGGGGCAGCAGTTCATGGAGTATGTGTCAGAGCAGTGGCAGCTGTACCGTctagagaaggagaaggagaagcaggagcGG cacctgAAGAAGAGCCAGCAAATGGAGACGGAGATGCTGTACGGCAGCACCCCACGGACACCCATCAAGCGGCGCATGCTCAGCCCCCACGCACCTGCCAAAGTAAGCAAG cTCCACGGCACCTCCACCATCAGCGCCACACCCAACAGCACTGTTCGCTCAGCCTTTGGGGGAGCCATCTCCCACTCGCCCACATCTCGGCTGCCACCCTCTGGGAAGAAG TTTGGCTGGGCCCGGACCCCCACCCGCACGGCAGCGAAGCCCCCCCGACCCAAGCTGAGGGAGCGGAACAAGGAAAATGTGTCCCAGCTGGATGGAACCACCCTGAGCGGTGGGTGCACCCCCAGAGCCCCTGCCCAGCGTAACCACAGCGTTAGTTCTGTTGCCAGCACCTATTCTGAGTTTGCG CGCGGACTTTCAAAGGCTTCCAGCTTTGAAAACACCTCGAATGTTCTCAACTCCACCACCAACAATGCAGCGTGA
- the PRC1 gene encoding protein regulator of cytokinesis 1 isoform X2: MERGAKRKSEVLAAEAVCCLNRAMATLRDIWEEIGIPEEQRLERTDAVRKHIKSLLDMMVAEEESLKERLLKSIVLCRKELDTLCKELQLGSFETEEECTILQMEKNLRTHVEVLQKQKRDRKQELKALQEQDRDLCDILCTALFSIDTGSVPSLEDLDRYRRHVASLNTLKEQRREEFVTNKRQIILLMEELDHTPDTSFERDVVCEDEEAFCLSEDNIMALQNLLQQLEGRRALNEAVCAELRTRIVALWERLQIPQEERESSAVHLAGSRVKTRRALQQEVDRLEELKLQNMKSVIQAIRAELADYWDKCFYSPEQRESFSPFYDEDYTETLLELHDAEVGKMKLYYETHKDLFEAVQKWEENWKLFLELESKATDPSRFTNRGGNLLKEEKQRAKLQKTLSRLQEELERKVQSWEQEFKGAFLVKGQQFMEYVSEQWQLYRLEKEKEKQERHLKKSQQMETEMLYGSTPRTPIKRRMLSPHAPAKLHGTSTISATPNSTVRSAFGGAISHSPTSRLPPSGKKFGWARTPTRTAAKPPRPKLRERNKENVSQLDGTTLSGGCTPRAPAQRNHSVSSVASTYSEFARGLSKASSFENTSNVLNSTTNNAA, from the exons atGGAGCGCGGAGCGAAGAGGAAAAG CGAGGTGCTGGCGGCCGAGGCCGTGTGCTGCCTGAATCGGGCCATGGCGACGCTGCGGGACATCTGGGAGGAGATCGGTATTCCCGAGGAGCAGCGCCTGGAGCGCACTGACGCCGTCAGGAAGCACATCAAG AGCCTCCTGGATATGATGGTGGCGGAGGAGGAAAGCCTGAAGGAGCGTCTGCTAAAGAGCATCGTCCTGTGTCGGAAGGAGCTGGACACCCTGTGCAAGGAGCTCCAGCTGGGCTCCTTTGAG ACAGAGGAGGAATGTACCATCCTGCAGATGGAGAAAAACCTGCGCACCCACGTGGAGGTGCTACAGAAGCAGAAGCGGGACCggaagcaggagctgaaggCCCTGCAGGAACAGGACCGAGACCTGTGTGACAtcctgtgcacagctctgtTCAGCATCGACACCGGGAGCGTGCCCAGCCTGGAGGACCTGGACCGCTACCGGCGCCATGTGGCCTCCCTCAACACCCTGAAG GAGCAAAGACGAGAAGAATTTGTCACCAACAAGCGTCAGATCATTCTGCTCATGGAGGAGCTGGACCACACCCCGGACACCAGCTTTGAGCGGGACGTGGTgtgtgaggatgaggaggcaTTCTGCCTGTCCGAGGACAACATCATGGCCCTCCAGAACCTGCTGCAGCAG ctggaaggCCGGCGGGCCCTGAACGAGGCCGTGTGCGCAGAGCTGCGCACCAGGATCGTCGCACTCTGGGAAAGGCTGCAGATCCCACAGGAGGAAAGAGAGTCCTCAGCCGTGCACCTGGCCGGGTCCAGAGTCAAAACTAGGAGAGCT ctgcagcaggaagtgGACCGTCTGGAGGAGCTGAAGTTGCAGAACATGAAATCCGTGATCCAGGCAATCCGGGCAGAGCTGGCTGACTACTGGGACAAATGCTTCTACAGCCCggagcagagggaaagcttCAGCCCCTTCTATGATG AGGATTACACAGAGACCCTGCTCGAGCTGCATGACGCTGAGGTGGGCAAAATGAAGCTCTACTATGAAACACACAAAGATCTGTTTGAGGCTGTGCAGAAGTGGGAGGAGAACTGGAAGCTGTTCCTGGAGCTGGAG AGTAAAGCAACTGACCCCAGTCGCTTCACCAATCGTGGAGGAAACCTTctgaaggaggagaagcagcgAGCAAAGCTGCAGAAGACGCTGTCTAGG ctgcaggaggagctggagagaaaggtccagagctgggagcaggagttCAAGGGAGCTTTCCTGGTGAAGGGGCAGCAGTTCATGGAGTATGTGTCAGAGCAGTGGCAGCTGTACCGTctagagaaggagaaggagaagcaggagcGG cacctgAAGAAGAGCCAGCAAATGGAGACGGAGATGCTGTACGGCAGCACCCCACGGACACCCATCAAGCGGCGCATGCTCAGCCCCCACGCACCTGCCAAA cTCCACGGCACCTCCACCATCAGCGCCACACCCAACAGCACTGTTCGCTCAGCCTTTGGGGGAGCCATCTCCCACTCGCCCACATCTCGGCTGCCACCCTCTGGGAAGAAG TTTGGCTGGGCCCGGACCCCCACCCGCACGGCAGCGAAGCCCCCCCGACCCAAGCTGAGGGAGCGGAACAAGGAAAATGTGTCCCAGCTGGATGGAACCACCCTGAGCGGTGGGTGCACCCCCAGAGCCCCTGCCCAGCGTAACCACAGCGTTAGTTCTGTTGCCAGCACCTATTCTGAGTTTGCG CGCGGACTTTCAAAGGCTTCCAGCTTTGAAAACACCTCGAATGTTCTCAACTCCACCACCAACAATGCAGCGTGA
- the PRC1 gene encoding protein regulator of cytokinesis 1 isoform X5, with amino-acid sequence MERGAKRKSEVLAAEAVCCLNRAMATLRDIWEEIGIPEEQRLERTDAVRKHIKSLLDMMVAEEESLKERLLKSIVLCRKELDTLCKELQLGSFETEEECTILQMEKNLRTHVEVLQKQKRDRKQELKALQEQDRDLCDILCTALFSIDTGSVPSLEDLDRYRRHVASLNTLKEQRREEFVTNKRQIILLMEELDHTPDTSFERDVVCEDEEAFCLSEDNIMALQNLLQQLEGRRALNEAVCAELRTRIVALWERLQIPQEERESSAVHLAGSRVKTRRALQQEVDRLEELKLQNMKSVIQAIRAELADYWDKCFYSPEQRESFSPFYDEDYTETLLELHDAEVGKMKLYYETHKDLFEAVQKWEENWKLFLELESKATDPSRFTNRGGNLLKEEKQRAKLQKTLSRLQEELERKVQSWEQEFKGAFLVKGQQFMEYVSEQWQLYRLEKEKEKQERHLKKSQQMETEMLYGSTPRTPIKRRMLSPHAPAKVSKLHGTSTISATPNSTVRSAFGGAISHSPTSRLPPSGKKFGWARTPTRTAAKPPRPKLRERNKENVSQLDGTTLSARTFKGFQL; translated from the exons atGGAGCGCGGAGCGAAGAGGAAAAG CGAGGTGCTGGCGGCCGAGGCCGTGTGCTGCCTGAATCGGGCCATGGCGACGCTGCGGGACATCTGGGAGGAGATCGGTATTCCCGAGGAGCAGCGCCTGGAGCGCACTGACGCCGTCAGGAAGCACATCAAG AGCCTCCTGGATATGATGGTGGCGGAGGAGGAAAGCCTGAAGGAGCGTCTGCTAAAGAGCATCGTCCTGTGTCGGAAGGAGCTGGACACCCTGTGCAAGGAGCTCCAGCTGGGCTCCTTTGAG ACAGAGGAGGAATGTACCATCCTGCAGATGGAGAAAAACCTGCGCACCCACGTGGAGGTGCTACAGAAGCAGAAGCGGGACCggaagcaggagctgaaggCCCTGCAGGAACAGGACCGAGACCTGTGTGACAtcctgtgcacagctctgtTCAGCATCGACACCGGGAGCGTGCCCAGCCTGGAGGACCTGGACCGCTACCGGCGCCATGTGGCCTCCCTCAACACCCTGAAG GAGCAAAGACGAGAAGAATTTGTCACCAACAAGCGTCAGATCATTCTGCTCATGGAGGAGCTGGACCACACCCCGGACACCAGCTTTGAGCGGGACGTGGTgtgtgaggatgaggaggcaTTCTGCCTGTCCGAGGACAACATCATGGCCCTCCAGAACCTGCTGCAGCAG ctggaaggCCGGCGGGCCCTGAACGAGGCCGTGTGCGCAGAGCTGCGCACCAGGATCGTCGCACTCTGGGAAAGGCTGCAGATCCCACAGGAGGAAAGAGAGTCCTCAGCCGTGCACCTGGCCGGGTCCAGAGTCAAAACTAGGAGAGCT ctgcagcaggaagtgGACCGTCTGGAGGAGCTGAAGTTGCAGAACATGAAATCCGTGATCCAGGCAATCCGGGCAGAGCTGGCTGACTACTGGGACAAATGCTTCTACAGCCCggagcagagggaaagcttCAGCCCCTTCTATGATG AGGATTACACAGAGACCCTGCTCGAGCTGCATGACGCTGAGGTGGGCAAAATGAAGCTCTACTATGAAACACACAAAGATCTGTTTGAGGCTGTGCAGAAGTGGGAGGAGAACTGGAAGCTGTTCCTGGAGCTGGAG AGTAAAGCAACTGACCCCAGTCGCTTCACCAATCGTGGAGGAAACCTTctgaaggaggagaagcagcgAGCAAAGCTGCAGAAGACGCTGTCTAGG ctgcaggaggagctggagagaaaggtccagagctgggagcaggagttCAAGGGAGCTTTCCTGGTGAAGGGGCAGCAGTTCATGGAGTATGTGTCAGAGCAGTGGCAGCTGTACCGTctagagaaggagaaggagaagcaggagcGG cacctgAAGAAGAGCCAGCAAATGGAGACGGAGATGCTGTACGGCAGCACCCCACGGACACCCATCAAGCGGCGCATGCTCAGCCCCCACGCACCTGCCAAAGTAAGCAAG cTCCACGGCACCTCCACCATCAGCGCCACACCCAACAGCACTGTTCGCTCAGCCTTTGGGGGAGCCATCTCCCACTCGCCCACATCTCGGCTGCCACCCTCTGGGAAGAAG TTTGGCTGGGCCCGGACCCCCACCCGCACGGCAGCGAAGCCCCCCCGACCCAAGCTGAGGGAGCGGAACAAGGAAAATGTGTCCCAGCTGGATGGAACCACCCTGAGCG CGCGGACTTTCAAAGGCTTCCAGCTTTGA